A genomic window from Montipora capricornis isolate CH-2021 chromosome 8, ASM3666992v2, whole genome shotgun sequence includes:
- the LOC138014430 gene encoding uncharacterized protein — translation MAEHRLPRPPAPVAAAIVEHAAVEPPPVVEEPPVVDPVIAPPPAPVLAADPAPAVETMEEAAARIKVLEDKIKSLEQLKTLESSESALAALRRHISRPTAMFDKYEALDLLQSLVRLARNESHKKADEYAAALDEIRARTDALDHLQLQRLFLGLLGDPVRAKVAREATTILKGVDKAPTPLTGYRSIARRPSPYPPQQNTQCFRCFKWGHVARSCRHNPVRRQGGRGRAGRF, via the exons ATGGCAGAACATCGTCTTCCCCGTCCACCCGCTCCCGTCGCTGCTGCAATCGTGGAGCATGCTGCCGTTGAGCCACCGCCAGTTGTAGAAGAACCGCCTGTTGTTGATCCGGTTATCGCACCGCCCCCGGCTCCAGTTCTAGCGGCGGACCCGGCCCCGGCGGTTGAAACCATGGAAGAG GCCGCTGCCCGTATTAAGGTTCTTGAGGACAAGATTAAGTCGTTGGAGCAGCTGAAGACTTTAGAAAGTTCAGAGTCAGCTCTCGCAGCCTTGCGTCGACATATCAGTCGCCCTACCGCGATGTTCGATAAATATGAGGCCCTTGATCTCCTACAGTCTCTAGTTCGTTTGGCAAGAAACGAAAGTCACAAGAAAGCAGACGAGTATGCGGCTGCTCTTGATGAGATCAGAGCCAGGACTGATGCCTTGGACCACCTTCAGTTGCAACGCCTTTTCCTCGGGTTATTGGGGGACCCTGTTCGTGCTAAAGTTGCCAGGGAAGCCACTACTATTTTGAAGGGCGTGGACAAAGCTCCTACTCCCCTTACTGGCTATAGATCCATTGCGCGTAGACCCTCTCCTTACCCGCCTCAGCAAAACACGCAGTGCTTTCGATGCTTTAAGTGGGGGCATGTCGCCCGTTCATGCCGTCATAACCCAGTGAGACGTCAAGGTGGTCGGGGACGAGCCGGACGTTTTTAG
- the LOC138013926 gene encoding uncharacterized protein, with the protein MVAACPSQASLNQLRFLSPEYFRAGEIHNHLSVWEHLLRGRGSSQVDLMEIINEGVRIDRFFKSFKGNFKGSSYDSLLPPPMRLDNAKICEQFRNFITDTVVDWVDAGVLAVWGRVSEVTPPHLVLPLTVEPSKPRLCHDERFLNLWIKDLPFKLDHLSDLPRYVLPGHFQTSFDDKSGYQHVLLHPSSRTFFGLEWNGVYFVFCTLPFGWKASAYIYHNLGLAVTSAARSFGVPVSQYIDDRHVGQLCRAPASSTLSPSKVLAEAAAYILCYLLIEAGYFIAIAKSQCVPSIVIRFLGFLCDSFRQAFLLPPDKKLKFKILREEILSSRCVGVKTLQRFAGKVISFSLAIPGCKLYVRETFKAISQLCRSSKPFVRVEGNLRTEVLYWRFLDDWNDCFPWRSELHVTVSLFSDASTRAWGAVLFRNGQKLMSRDYWPSDPSTDVNLLESRALLNALVSFKSRLSNSRVDVHIDNKVLKSAFYDDGCRNSAINEVVKEIYRYSRDQNFSIQTFYVPSSHNPADEPSRKCSDLDCMLSVGAWLSLERLFGPHSFDLMSLDSNCQKDAYGNPLPHYTPWATPGSAGINVFANPLPAGHSINVFPPFVLLGPLLRYVVDQEFHGAFTLIVPDIRPRPFWWATIQAFSIDRFLLGKKGSGSVLLFPSQRSQEWFTRPLQWDLWAFRCVC; encoded by the coding sequence ATGGTCGCAGCCTGCCCCAGTCAAGCTTCGTTAAACCAGCTTCGTTTCCTCAGCCCTGAATATTTCCGAGCGGGCGAAATCCACAACCACCTGTCAGTATGGGAGCACTTACTGCGCGGACGTGGTTCATCTCAGGTAGACCTTATGGAGATTATTAACGAAGGCGTTAGGATCGATCGGTTTTTCAAGTCCttcaaaggaaattttaaaggCTCCTCATATGATTCGCTGCTCCCTCCTCCCATGCGACTTGACAACGCCAAGATTTGTGAACAATTTCGGAATTTTATCACTGATACTGTCGTCGATTGGGTAGACGCTGGGGTACTTGCGGTTTGGGGCAGGGTCAGCGAAGTAACTCCCCCCCATTTGGTCCTTCCCCTCACTGTGGAACCTTCCAAACCTCGTTTATGCCACGATGAACGATTTTTGAATCTGTGGATTAAAGACCTCCCTTTTAAGCTTGACCACCTCTCAGACTTGCCCAGGTATGTTCTTCCTGGCCATTTTCAAACCTCCTTTGATGATAAAAGTGGCTATCAGCATGTGCTGCTCCACCCTTCGTCGCGGACTTTCTTTGGCTTGGAGTGGAATGGcgtttattttgtgttttgcaCTCTCCCGTTTggatggaaggcgagtgcttatATATATCACAATCTCGGTCTTGCCGTTACGAGTGCGGCACGTTCCTTTGGGGTTCCAGTGTCTCAGTACATAGACGATCGTCACGTTGGTCAACTCTGTCGGGCGCCAGCCAGTTCCACTCTATCCCCTAGCAAAGTACTCGCTGAGGCCGCCGCCTACATTTTATGCTATCTTCTCATAGAGGCAGGGTACTTCATAGCTATCGCTAAATCACAGTGCGTCCCTTCTATTGTTATTCGTTTTCTCGGTTTTCTTTGCGATTCCTTTCGCCAGGCTTTCCTTCTCCCGCCTGATAAGAAACTCAAGTTCAAGATACTCAGGGAGGAGATTCTGTCCTCCCGGTGTGTTGGTGTTAAAACCCTTCAGAGGTTTGCGGGAAAGGTTATCTCGTTTAGTTTGGCCATTCCTGGTTGCAAACTCTACGTTCGTGAAACTTTCAAGGCCATTTCCCAGCTCTGTCGCTCCTCTAAACCTTTTGTTCGCGTTGAGGGAAACCTTCGTACAGAGGTTTTATACTGGCGTTTCCTCGATGATTGGAACGATTGTTTCCCTTGGCGCTCCGAGCTTCACGTCACAGTTTCACTCTTTTCGGACGCCTCGACGCGTGCTTGGGGTGCGGTTCTGTTTCGAAACGGACAGAAGTTGATGTCAAGAGATTACTGGCCCTCTGATCCTTCTACAGATGTCAATTTATTGGAGTCAAGAGCTTTGTTGAATGctcttgtttcttttaaaagccggTTGTCAAATTCCCGCGTTGATGTCCATATTGATAACAAAGTTCTCAAGTCTGCATTTTACGACGACGGTTGCAGGAATTCTGCAATTAACGAGGTTGTCAAAGAAATTTATCGTTATAGTCGAGATCAGAACTTCAGCATTCAAACTTTCTACGTGCCTTCGTCGCATAATCCTGCTGACGAACCTTCGCGGAAGTGTTCGGATTTGGATTGTATGCTTTCTGTTGGGGCTTGGCTATCTTTGGAACGTTTGTTCGGTCCTCATTCATTCGATTTAATGTCCTTGGACAGTAACTGTCAAAAAGATGCCTACGGCAATCCTCTACCCCACTACACGCCCTGGGCCACCCCCGGATCCGCTGGGATCAACGTTTTCGCTAATCCCCTACCGGCTGGACACAGCATTAACGTGTTTCCACCTTTTGTTCTTCTTGGACCTCTTCTTCGCTACGTTGTCGACCAAGAGTTTCATGGCGCTTTCACGCTCATTGTTCCGGATATCCGACCAAGACCATTCTGGTGGGCAACCATCCAGGCCTTCTCAATCGATCgatttcttttgggcaagaagggtTCCGGTTCAGTCCTACTTTTCCCTTCCCAGCGTTCTCAAGAGTGGTTCACCCGTCCTCTCCAGTGGGACCTCTGGGCGTTTCGATGTGTCTGCTAG
- the LOC138013927 gene encoding uncharacterized protein produces MLTECSKATGQKEREIPAKETQFLQDFANSLDEDDATGDKIQQELADIALKRWGKKLSSDKIKNFSDKYKQPQNCPDIKSIKVNPEIWSQLNAKKKKTDLKISNLQQVIRKITFATLQTTNVLIQNPNGLENNKIMAKQVDTIAMLGHVNTQLTQLRRDEIKPSLKAEYSAICSAEVPITSPYLFGDDLAKQLRDAKEASRISHSFASSSKSGPFKGKQQTFNKYDHSSQGPKRDFLWKGQNRHYKKKKPPNTYRK; encoded by the coding sequence ATGCTCACCGAGTGCTCAAAGGCCACCGGCCAAAAAGAGCGGGAAATCCCCGCCAAGGAGACACAGTTTCTCCAAGACTTTGCAAACAGCCTTGACGAGGATGACGCCACCGGCGACAAAATCCAGCAAGAGCTGGCTGATATTGCTCTAAAACGATGGGGCAAGAAGCTGTCTtctgacaaaattaaaaatttctcGGACAAATATAAACAGCCTCAGAACTGTCCTGACATAAAGAGTATAAAAGTCAACCCCGAGATCTGGAGTCAATtaaatgccaagaaaaagaaaaccgacTTGAAGATCTCAAATTTGCAGCAGGTTATTCGCAAAATTACTTTTGCGACGTTACAAACGACCAATGTGCTCATTCAAAATCCCAATGGtctagaaaacaacaaaataatggcTAAACAAGTTGATACAATTGCAATGCTGGGGCATGTAAATACACAGTTAACCCAGCTGCGAAGAGATGAAATCAAACCATCATTGAAAGCGGAGTACTCTGCTATTTGCTCAGCTGAAGTGCCCATCACTAGCCCGTACCTCTTCGGGGACGACTTGGCCAAGCAATTGCGAGATGCCAAAGAAGCGAGCAGAATTAGCCATTCCTTTGCATCCTCATCTAAGAGTGGTCCCTTTAAAGGGAAACAGCAAACCTTTAACAAATATGACCATTCCTCCCAAGGCCCTAAAAgagattttttgtggaaaggCCAAAACCGGcactacaaaaagaaaaaaccgcCAAACACCTACAGGAAATAA